A single window of Lutzomyia longipalpis isolate SR_M1_2022 chromosome 1, ASM2433408v1 DNA harbors:
- the LOC129794893 gene encoding uncharacterized protein LOC129794893 encodes MTQYPEGVPEGDDLSTESVEVLRERLNTMKQIMSDRKAQQTKNPRDDFWTKPQKCGSGIIDGTFLSIAFGGALCVIVTVSIYAFYNLYHAILKKFPSHHTEL; translated from the exons ATGACCCAGTACCCAGAGGGTGTACCCGAAGGTGACGATTTATCCACGGAATCCGTGGAAGTACTCCGTGAGCGGCTGAATACGATGAAACAGATCATGTCGGACCGGAAGGCGCAGCAAACGAAGAATCCTCGCGATGATTTCTGGACAAAGCCCCAAAAG TGTGGCTCTGGCATCATTGATGGCACCTTCTTGAGTATTGCCTTTGGCGGAGCTCTCTGTGTCATCGTCACGGTGTCCATCTACGCCTTCTACAACCTCTACCATGCAATCCTCAAGAAGTTCCCTTCGCACCATACAGAATTGTAG